Proteins encoded in a region of the Balaenoptera musculus isolate JJ_BM4_2016_0621 chromosome 5, mBalMus1.pri.v3, whole genome shotgun sequence genome:
- the LOC118895821 gene encoding LOW QUALITY PROTEIN: deubiquitinase OTUD6B-like (The sequence of the model RefSeq protein was modified relative to this genomic sequence to represent the inferred CDS: deleted 1 base in 1 codon; substituted 1 base at 1 genomic stop codon), translating into MEAVLTEELDEEEQLVRRHRKEKKELQAKIQGMKNAVPKNDKKRRRQLTEDVAKLEAEMEQKHKEELEQLKLTSKESKIDSVAVNISNLVLENQPFRISKAQERWDKKAALEKEREERIAEAEIENLTGARHVESEKLAQILAARQLEIKQIPSDGHCMYRAIEDQLKEQDCSLTVAALRCQTADYTQSHVEDFLPFLTNPNTGDMYTSEEFGKYCDDIINNAAWGGQLELRALSHILQTPIEIIQADSPPLVVGEEYSKHPLILVYMRHAYGLGEHXSSVKRLVNTASENCS; encoded by the exons ATGGAGGCAGTCTTGACGGAGGAGCTTGATGAGGAAGAGCAGCTGGTGAGAAGGCATCGCAAAGAGAAGAAGGAGTTGCAAGCCAAAATTCAGGGTATGAAGAATGCTGTCCCCAAGAATGACAAAAAGAGGAGGAGGCAACTTACTGAAGATGTTGCTAAGTTAGAAGCAGAAATGGAACAGAAACATAAAGAGGAGCTGGAGCAATTGAAGCTGACTTCTAAGGAGAGTAAAATAGATTCTGTTGCTGTCAATATTTCAAACTTGGTTCTTGAGAATCAGCCATTTCGGATATCAAAAGCACAAGAGAGATGGGATAAAAAAGCTGCACTGGAAAAGGAGCGGGAAGAAAGGATAGCTGAAGCTGAAATTGAAAACTTAACTGGAGCTAGACATGTAGAAAGTGAAAAACTTGCTCAAATATTGGCAGCTAGACAGTTGGAAATTAAACAGATTCCATCTGATGGTCACTGTATGTACAGAGCCATTGAAGATCAACTGAAAGAACAGGACTGCAGT TTGACTGTGGCTGCCTTAAGATGTCAGACTGCTGACTATACGCAAAGCCACGTGGAAGACTTTCTGCCATTTTTAACAAATCCTAATACAGGAGATATGTATACTTCAGAAGAGTTTGGAAAGTACTGTGATGATATCATAAACAACGCTGCATGGGGAGGTCAGCTTGAGCTAAGAGCCCTGTCTCACATTTTACAAACACCAATAGAGATAATACAGGCAGATTCTCCTCCTCTTGTAGTTGGTGAAGAATATTCAAAACACCCATTAATACTTGTTTATATGAGACATGCATATGGCTTAGGAGAACACTAAAGTTCTGTTAAACGGTTGGTGAACACAGCTAGTGAAAATTGCAGCTAG